The following coding sequences are from one Manis pentadactyla isolate mManPen7 chromosome 13, mManPen7.hap1, whole genome shotgun sequence window:
- the LOC118929252 gene encoding microtubule-associated protein RP/EB family member 1-like, which produces MAVNVYSTSVTSDNLSRHDMLAWINESLQLNLTKIEQLCSGDAYCQFMDMLLPGSIALKKVKFQAKLEHEYIQNFKILQAGFKRMGVDKIIPVDKLVKGKFQDNFEFVQWFKKFFDANYDGKDYDPVAARQGQETAVAPSLVAPALNKPKKPLSSSTADDSPNHPSRKKTPVKDLLPAQMIVTKIAPQRPTATHRTTTTPKAGPGVVRKNPGVGNGDDEAAELMQQVNVLKLTVEDLEKERDFYFGKLRNIELICQENEGENNPVLQRIVDILYATDVIPDEGGPQEEQEEY; this is translated from the coding sequence ATGGCAGTGAACGTATACTCAACGTCAGTCACCAGTGATAACCTAAGTCGACACGACATGCTGGCCTGGATCAATGAGTCTCTGCAGTTGAATCTGACAAAGATAGAACAGTTGTGCTCAGGGGATGCCTATTGTCAGTTTATGGACATGCTCCTCCCTGGCTCCATTGCCTTGAAGAAAGTGAAATTCCAAGCTAAGCTAGAACACGAATACATCCAAAACTTCAAAATACTACAAGCAGGTTTTAAGAGGATGGGTGTTGACAAAATAATTCCTGTGGACAAATTAGTAAAAGGGAAGTTTCAGGACAATTTTGAGTTTGTTCAGTGGTTCAAGAAATTTTTTGATGCAAACTATGATGGAAAAGACTATGACCCTGTAGCTGCCAGACAAGGTCAAGAAACTGCAGTGGCTCCCTCCCTTGTTGCTCCAGCTCTGAACAAACCGAAGAAGCCTCTCAGCTCTAGCACTGCAGATGATAGCCCTAATCACCCCAGCAGAAAAAAGACCCCAGTGAAGGACTTACTCCCAGCACAAATGATCGTGACTAAGATCGCTCCACAGAGGCCCACTGCAACACACAGAACTACTACAACCCCTAAGGCCGGCCCGGGTGTGGTGCGAAAGAATCCTGGTGTGGGCAATGGGGATGACGAAGCGGCTGAGTTGATGCAGCAGGTCAATGTATTGAAACTTACTGTTGAAgacttggagaaagagagagatttctactttggaaagctaagaaacaTTGAATTGATTTGCcaggagaatgagggagagaacaACCCTGTATTGCAGAGGATTGTGGACATTCTCTATGCTACAGATGTGATACCTGATGAAGGGGGCCCACAGGAGGAACAAGAAGAGTACTAA